Part of the Rhizobiales bacterium NRL2 genome is shown below.
TGGTCATGGACTTCCTTCTGCGATTCAACCTTGGTGTTCCGCGGGGCGCCCTCATTTGCGCTGGCGCAAATCCGTGGGCAATAGTCCGGGGGAAGCTTTCCGAGGGCAGCATGGCGCAAGGGCGCCAGCAGTCCCCTGCAGGGCCGGAACATGGAGGGCTCAATCATGGCGCGGCTTCAGAAATTCCCGGACACGGAAGTCGGGACGCTGGCCGAACTGGTCGGCATCGCCAACGCGCTCGAACACGAAGCGGAGGGGCGCTACCGCTGGTTGGCCGAGCAAATGCGGCGTCGCGGTGAACCGGAGACGGCTGAGGCGTTCGGGGCCATGGCCCGGGAAGAGGGGCGCCACATTGCCGACGTCTCGCGTTGGGCCGAGAATCTCGGCCAGGCGGTGCCCGCCGCAGAACCCTTCTTCTGGCGGCTGCCTTCGGACCTGGCGGAGAGCTGGGATGATGCGGTCGACAGCGCGCTGCTCACCCCCTACCGGGCCTTCGCGATCGCCGTCGACAACGAGGAGCGCGCCTTCGCCTTCTACGCCTATGTGAGCGCGTGGGCGGACGACCCGAAGATCGCTGCCGAAGCCGAAAACCTGGCGCAGGAGGAACTACGGCACGCGGCAAAGCTCCGCACGCTGCGCCGCATCGCGTATCGCGCCGAAGGACGCCATCGAAGCACCCCCGAACTCGACGATATCCAAACAGAGGCCGCCCTTACGCGGCTGATCGTTGAGGAAGAAGCGGAGATCGCGGAGATGTTCGCCGCTATGGCCGATCGTCTGGATGACTTGGGAGCCGCGAGATCCGCCGATGACGTGCGGCGCATGGCGGAAAAGGCGAAGACTCGCGCCGTGGCGGATGAGGTGAAGAGTTCGCCGGATGACATGCCGCCGGTTCCGAACAGCGCCGCTGGGATCCTGACCGCAGCGCAGGCCCGGCTGGAGCGGTTCAGCGAACGGCTGGAATCCGTTCTGATCGCAGCGGAAGACGAAAAGATCATGAGCCTTGCGCAATCGTCGCTTGAAGACGTTGTCCGCCGGATTGCGCTGATCAATGACCGGCTGGAACGGTGGGACGACATCTGAAGGCACAGGTCACCCGCCGGCTGTCCGCCGCCGTGTGGTCAGCGCGCGGCCGTAGAGCAGGGCGAAGCCCAGGAACGCCACCGCCCAGCCCAGGGCGGAGACGCTGAACAGCAGGATCGCCTGTTCCGGCAGCAGCGCCGCGGCGACGCGGCTCAGTCCGGCGGCGAGGACGGCGGCGTAGAGCAGGGCGGTGCCCCGGCCGGCCTGCAGGCCGCGGCCGGTGTGGCCCAGCGTCGCGCGGGTCATGACCGCGAGGGTCATCGCCCCCACCGCGCCGGCGCCAAAGGCATGGACGGCGGCGGTTCCCGGCACGAACGAGGGCAGGGCGGCGGCGAGACCCAGCAGTGCGAGGCCCGCCGGAATCCACGCATAGGCGAGGTGGAGGACGGCCACCAGCGGCTCGGTCCGGGTGGCCATTCCGCGCCAGCGCGCCAGCCTGAATGCCTGGGCGGCGGCCGCGGCGAAGGCGGCGGCAGCGACCACCGGCCCTTCAGGCACGATGACGAAGGCGGCGAGCGCGAGCAGGGTCAGGATCATCGCCGCCCGGTCGACGGTCCCGAAGGATGCGGGCAGGCGCGCCGCGCCCCGCTTGACCAGCCAGTTGCGGGTGAAGCTCGGCACGATGCGCCCGCCGACCAGGGTGATCAGGGCCACCGGGACCGCAAGGCCGAGCCGCGCGCCCGCGCCGTCCGTGCCAGGCCAGCCCGCGGCTTCCAGGTGCATCAGGACGTTGCCGGCCGTGAACGCCGTCAGCGCGGCGACCATGGGCAGGTTGCGCCAGTTCCGGCCGGCCACGATCTCCCTGAGCACGACGGCGATGAAGACCGCAGGAAAGCCGAGGTCGAGGGCCATTGCCGCGCCCGCGCCGATCGCGCCCGAGCACCACACCGCCACGCGCCCGAGAGCCCAGAGCGCGACGAGGCCGAGCAGCGGCAGGCCCTGCAGCGGCATCCGGCCGGTCCAGTTGGGGATGGCGGTCAGCAGGAAGCCGGCGATCACGGCCATGGTGAAGCCGTAGAGCATCTCGTGGGCGTGCCAGGCGACGGCGTCGAACGCGGTCGCCGGCGCGAAGCCGCCGTGCAGCATCGCCGTCCAGACCAGCAGCACGCCGCCGCCATAGAGGCCGGCCAGCAGGAAGAAGGGCCGGAAGCCCTGCGCCAGCACCGCCGGCGCGCGGGTCGGACGGTAGCGGGGGATCGCGGTGCGTGCTTCGGTCATTGCAGGGCCTCCTCCGCCTCGATGGCGCGGATCAGATCCCGCTTCAGGGCCTCGGCGTCGATCTGATACTCCCCGGCCGCGTCGTCGACGGTCATGAACGGCGCCATCAGGCAGCCGGGGCAGGACATGCGGTGGAGCAGGAAGACGCGGGCCGTCCCGGGCGCGCGCCGGATCAGCTCCGCGATGGGCAGGGTCTCGATCTCCCCAGGTGTCATGGCGTCTCGTCCTCCGAGGGGGTGCGGAGAGGAGAATAGAGACTGGCGGGCGGGCGCGATTTGCGCCGGCGCAAGTCCGGCTCAGGCGTGGCCGGCGATCTCGACCAGGCGGTGCGGCTGGCGGATGACCAGATGGCTCGAGCGGCGGGAGTCCACCACGCCCTCCTGATCCCAGGCGGAGAGCGTGCGGCTGACCGTGTGCAGGGTCGTCGCGGTCATCTCCGCCAGATCCTGGCGCGACAGCGCGAAGGGAATCTCGACGCCCGCATCCGTCTTCCTGCCGGCCTGATTGGCCAGGCGGAGCAGGGTCGCGGCGATGCGCTGCTCCACGCGCTGTGTGGCGACCTCCTGCAGCCGGCTCTGCAATTCCTCGATGCGGCCGCCGACGGCGGCGATGGCGTTCTGTGCGATGGGTGGATAGGCCGCCATCAGTTCGGCGAAGCGGCCCGCGCTCCAGCCCAGCGCCATGCAGTCCTCCAGTGCGACCGGCGTCGCCGGGAAGGG
Proteins encoded:
- a CDS encoding Crp/Fnr family transcriptional regulator; the protein is MFQQGDEATHGYVLAWGRVRLDQVTAEGQNIVIRHLGPGEMVGMVAVFRRMPFPATPVALEDCMALGWSAGRFAELMAAYPPIAQNAIAAVGGRIEELQSRLQEVATQRVEQRIAATLLRLANQAGRKTDAGVEIPFALSRQDLAEMTATTLHTVSRTLSAWDQEGVVDSRRSSHLVIRQPHRLVEIAGHA